From Oreochromis niloticus isolate F11D_XX linkage group LG14, O_niloticus_UMD_NMBU, whole genome shotgun sequence, one genomic window encodes:
- the zbbx gene encoding uncharacterized protein zbbx isoform X1, with translation MDRLLLKKHRRTPVEIYPSSQAVSTDQKFLPATTAEEETPSNISAEEEDFRHYCASLFAVPVSMGGPEPQVTTPESCLRIEVLDETSRDRRGISAAEKKADNRTEVPTFQWISQKGNSVVPKTALPNDGSLRVGTSSPGAPLQSRLAQKLKPSKPQTSQTGPSVKSYLSKSKLSTCPTAENPTVSESSIKTSPAKSPRQSPQSTADCGAPQHISLLPHSQLKTPKSSADVSVITSSSRSPISEEHLSPPPSISFPLRSTFTVSSSSSTDSTLLPKVNHPVPLEKCSDSALLPDQPQSSQLFVEPISSPKICESPRSNLMSPKESQHFLCDPESLLSDNQLPLPLSPKTTSTHSPAKYLEPAQSQISAVASETLSKLSLFDATPPDEDSTYRSTHTIEDAPVFRSVKTESTQSQDTNYIPLSSLLKVTQNNVLAVKMDEEERLSVDSCDDMSSDSLGLDPLEEDTADEDSQTRGHLMRGSSREENPAISHLEDSFVPAETETTKDLPTDKSEELPELSMDDTCKGTTANPPHYCEMLSPAPGVMHNQSAGSGSEQFCDLHGFSPLGLEMIAGQPETPEHAHCDPLHTCQSPLRDSDPTGLQSYGLSSSFRALNEEHLVFGVMKDNHRQPTGIQIHSSRTGEVSADELGTAVDSEFSPVFRPLSQAAREIMEICNVDQMGCEDPDLEIDTTARALSSLEQELRLMVKSTDQKLSCMQSHIHGIAICDQYIILQIMIIENNTQALQVLVQNTVEVRMSAGIPLPNEAGSPLNKKRRKKMRRR, from the exons ATGGACAGATTGCTGCTCAAGAAGCACCGGAG AACACCAGTTGAAATATACCCATCATCTCAGGCCGTCTCTACAGATCAAAAATTTCTACCTGCTACAACCGCTGAGGAGGAGACTCCAAGCAACATAAGTG cTGAGGAGGAGGATTTTCGCCACTACTGTGCATCACTGTTTGCTGTCCCTGTCAGCATGGGTGGGCCTGAGCCACAGGTTACTACACCTGAGTCATGCCTCCGCATTGAAGTCCTGGATGAG ACAAGCAGAGACAGGAGGGGAATCAGCGCTGCtgaaaagaaggcagacaaccGCACAGA GGTCCCTACTTTTCAGTGGATTTCACAGAAAGGAAACTCGGTGGTGCCCAAAACAGCCCTACCAAATGATGGATCCTTAAGAGTCGGCACTTCTTCTCCTGGTGCACCACTACAGTCCAGACTAGCTCAGAAGCTCAAACCATCTAAGCCTCAGACATCACAAACTGGGCCCTCGGTTAAAT CATATCTATCTAAAAGCAAGCTGTCAACATGCCCCACTGCTGAGAATCCAACAGTTTCAGAGTCGTCAATCAAGACATCACCTGCAAAGTCACCTCGCCAATCTCCCCAATCAACAGCTGACTGTGGAGCACCACAACATATCTCCTTGTTACCACATTCCCAGCTTAAAACTCCCAAATCTTCAGCTGATGTTTCAGTAATTACTAGTAGTAGCAGGTCGCCAATCTCAGAAGAGCATCTCTCCCCTCCTCCATCCATATCATTTCCCCTTAGGTCTACTTTCACAGTTTCGTCATCCAGCTCCACTGACTCAACCTTATTGCCCAAAGTGAACCATCCGGTCCCATTAGAGAAATGCTCGGACTCAGCTCTCTTGCCAGATCAACCCCAATCTTCCCAGTTATTTGTAGAGCCAATTTCCTCCCCAAAGATTTGTGAATCACCAAGAAGCAATCTGATGTCCCCAAAGGAATCCCAGCATTTCTTATGTGACCCAGAATCTCTTCTATCAGATAATCAACTCCCGTTGCCTTTGTCCCCTAAGACTACAAGTACACACTCACCAGCAAAATACTTGGAACCAGCTCAATCACAAATAAGTGCTGTGGCTTCAGAAACCCTATCAAAGTTATCTCTATTTGATGCAACCCCTCCAGATGAAGACTCTACATATAGGTCAACTCACACAATTGAGGACGCTCCAGTTTTTAGGTCTGTTAAAACAGAGTCAACTCAGTCACAGGATACAAATTATATCCCATTATCATCTCTCTTAAAAGTCACCCAAAATAATGTTCTTGCTGTTAAAATGgatgaagaagagaggttaTCAGTAG ACAGTTGCGATGATATGTCCAGTGATAGCCTGGGTCTGGATCCACTTGAAGAAGATACTGCAGATGAAGATTCACAGACGCGAGGGCATTTAATGAGAGGGAGCTCCAGAGAAGAGAATCCTGCCATATCTCATCTAGAAGATTCCTTTGTTCCTGCGGAGACAGAAACAACAAAAGATTTGCCGACTGATAAGTCAGAAGAGCTGCCAGAACTATCCATG GACGACACTTGCAAAGGGACGACAGCGAACCCACCGCACTATTGTGAGATGCTCTCGCCAGCTCCAGGG GTAATGCACAACCAGAGTGCTGGGTCTGGATCAGAGCAGTTCTGTGATCTGCATGGGTTTTCGCCTCTAGGTTTGGAAATGATTGCCGGTCAACCAGAGACACCAGAACATGCACACTGTGACCCACTTCACACATGCCAGTCTCCACTGCGTGATTCAGACCCAACAG GGTTACAAAGTTATGGGTTAAGCAGCAGCTTCAGAGCTTTAAATGAGGAACACCTGGTTTTCGGTGTGATGAAGGACAACCACAGGCAGCCAACTGGAATTCAGATTCACTCATCCAGGACAGGAGAAGTATCGGCAGATGAACTGGGAACAGCTG TGGACTCAGAATTCTCACCAGTATTTCGTCCATTGTCCCAAGCAGCCAGAGAGATCATGGAGATCTGTAATGTGGACCAGATGGGCTGTGAGGACCCTGACCTGGAGATAGACACAACTGCACGTGCTCTGAGCAGTCTGGAGCAGGAGCTAAGACTCATGGTCAAGAGCACAGACCAAAAACTTTCATGTATGCAATCACATATACATGGTATAGCTATCTGTGATCAGTATATTATTTTACAGATCATGATCATAGAAAATAATACA CAGGCACTCCAGGTACTGGTACAGAACACAGTGGAAGTCAGGATGAGTGCAGGAATCCCTCTTCCAAACG AGGCGGGGTCACCGCTGaacaagaagaggaggaagaagatgaggaggaggtga